The following coding sequences are from one Microtus ochrogaster isolate Prairie Vole_2 chromosome 14 unlocalized genomic scaffold, MicOch1.0 chr14_random_1, whole genome shotgun sequence window:
- the Accs gene encoding 1-aminocyclopropane-1-carboxylate synthase-like protein 1 → MFSSDSSCLSSRGRVSKWFWDSAEEGYRTYHMDEYDEDKNPSGIINLGTSENKLCFDLLSRRLTQNDMLHVEPSLLQYPDWRGHLFLREEVAKFLSFYCKSPAPLKPENVVVLNGCASLFSALATVLCEAGEALLIPTPYYGAITQHVYLYGNVRLAYVYLESEVSGLNTRPFQLTVEKLELALQGVNSEGVKVKGLILINPQNPLGDIYSPEELQEFLGFAMRHQLHVIMDEVYMLSVFEESLGYRSVLSLERLPDPQRTHLMWATSKDFGMSGLRFGILYTENQHVATAVASLCRYHGLSGLVQHQMAQLLRDHDWISQVYLPENHARLKAAHTYVSEELRALGIPFVSRGAGFFIWVDLRKYLRRGTFEEEGLLWRQFLDNKVLLSCGKTFECKEPGWFRVVFSDKENRLRLGMQRVRQVLARQSQVVDEASPCHTQEPSTQPMTCHLALALKSHFLPSLLAV, encoded by the exons ATGTTCTCCTCTGATAGCTCCTGCCTGTCCTCTAGAGGAAGAGTCAGCAAATGGTTCTGGGACTCAGCTGAGGAGGGCTACAGAACCTACCATATGGACGAGTATGATGAAGACAAGAACCCCAGT GGCATCATTAACTTGGGCACCAGTGAGAACAAACTCTGCTTTGACCTTCTGTCCAGGCGG CTGACACAGAATGACATGCTTCATGTGGAGCCCTCGCTGCTGCAGTACCCGGACTGGAGGGGACATCTGTT CCTGCGGGAAGAAGTGGCAAAGTTCTTGTCTTTCTACTGTAAGAGCCCGGCGCCCCTCAAACCAGAGAAT GTGGTTGTTTTGAATGGCTGCGCCTCGCTCTTTTCCGCTCTGGCCACAGTGCTCTGTGAGGCAGGAG AGGCTCTCTTGATTCCCACCCCTTACTATGGAGCCATAacccagcatgtctatctctatGGCAACGTCCGACTGGCTTATGTCTACCTGGAGAGTGAG GTATCTGGATTGAACACACGTCCCTTCCAGCTCACAGTGGAGAAGCTGGAGTTGGCCCTGCAAGGAGTTAATTCTGAG GGTGTCAAGGTCAAAGGCCTCATCCTCATCAACCCCCAGAACCCTCTGGGTGACATCTACTCCCCTGAAGAGCTACAGGAGTTCCTGGGATTTGCCATGAG GCACCAGCTTCACGTGATCATGGATGAGGTTTACATGTTGTCCGTGTTTGAAGAGTCTCTTGGGTACCGGAGTGTCCTGAGCCTGGAAAG GCTGCCTGACCCCCAGAGGACACACTTGATGTGGGCCACCAGCAAG GACTTTGGAATGTCTGGACTCCGCTTTGGCATCTTGTACACAGAAAATCAGCATGTGGCTACTGCTGTTGCCTCCCTCTGTCGCTATCATGGTCTCAGTGGCCTGGTCCAACACCAGATGGCACAGCTGCTCCGGGACCATG ACTGGATCAGCCAGGTGTACCTGCCAGAAAACCACGCCCGACTCAAGGCTGCCCATACCTATGTCTCAGAGGAGCTCAGAGCCCTGGGGATACCCTTCGTGAGTCGTGGGGCAGGCTTCTTCATCTGGGTTGACTTAAGAAAG TACCTGCGCAGAGGCACCTTTGAGGAGGAGGGGCTGCTCTGGCGCCAGTTTTTGGACAACAAGGTGCTGCTGTCCTGTGGGAAGACCTTTGAGTGTAAAGAACCCGGCTGGTTCCGGGTGGTCTTCTCAGACAAGGAGAACCGGCTCCGCTTGG GGATGCAAAGGGTGCGGCAGGTGCTTGCAAGGCAATCTCAAGTGGTAGATGAGGCCTCTCCCTGTCACACTCAGGAGCCAAGTACCCAGCCCAT GACTTGTCACTTGGCTTTGGCCTTGAAGAGCCATTTCCTGCCCTCCCTGCTGGCTGTGTGA